The genomic region CTGTACATGCTTGGTATCTTGTTTGTATGGTTAGGGCTTTCAGTTCAGTTTTCTTTACTCTATTAAAAGGAATGGCTCCACTTGAATGACTTTCTGCCTCCAATAGATAGGGACAGATTGTGCTAATCCTGCCCTGGGGCACAGAGTGTATTGATTATTATCTTATATGATTCTATAGCACAGTATTGCCTAAAGGACCCAAATGACgtcggggccccattgtgccaggggctgtacaaacacagagtaaaagaCAGTGCCTGCCCTGAAGATTTTAGAATCTAAATATAAAACGGGTGGGAGAAAACAAGtactattgtccccattttacaaatggggagctAGGTACAGAGGACCTAGCAGACCTACAGATCCAGAAAGGGATTTAGACACCTACACCccagatttagatgcctaaattccagttttaggccccacttACAAAACCCCTCCTTGGTGCTGCTAATTCCTGTAGCTACCTCAACTTacttggtgcctaaattttcaCTGTGAAAGCTCTGTAGGCGTCTAGGTTTCTGCCGCTAAGCATGCACTCTGGAGCCTGACGGTAGGCAGCTGGgcacctatctcccacctaagcccccaTGTGACCCACATACCGAGGGATGATAGCCCATAGGTGCTGGacctaggggtgctgggggtgctgcagcacccctggcttgaagtggtttccgtcatatacagggtttacagtttggttcaatggctctcagccccccggTACAAATGGTTCCAGCACGCCTGGATAGGCCCCATGCAAAATCCAGTGGAAGAAAGAGGTGGTGGTGGCcactcccttataacttttagcccagtggttagagtgctcaCCTAGGACGTGGCAGACaagggttcaattcccccctctgcctgaggaggGGAAAAGATTTGAACAGTGGTCTCCTACCTCTGAGGAGCGTGCTCTAACTAGTGAGCTATAAGCTATTCTGATGGGGTTGCAATACCTAAGTGCCTTTGCAGGTCGGAGGCAGAGAGATTAATtgacttttccaaggtcacacagggagcccATGACACAGCCAGAAATAGGAGGAGAGGCAGGGtttcctagtggttagagcactaaccTCTGGTGACgtgggttcaagtctctgctctggcACAGTCATCCTGTGTGATGAGGACACATCAtttggcctcagttccccatgtgtaagaTAGGGGATCACCGCAATTTCCCACTTCACGGGATtggtgtgaggataaacacattcaagtctgtgagacactcagatactactgtgaagGGGCCTATGATACACAGATACTCCCCAATCTCTAAGTCACAGCACTAGACAATCCCTTCTCTCAGGGTATTTTCAGAAACAGTGGCTCTGATGTTGCACGAACACCCCCATGCACCTCTCTGAAGAGGGAATACAAACGGGGCAAGCCCTAGCTATTTGAAATGTGAGCTGTTCTGACCGGGCACAGAAGATGCAttgtattatttctgttccctgactgccggATCCTAAGCCTCAGAATCAGACTActggtgcaaatatttgcaattatGAACGGAAAAGTCACATTCTGCAAATATTGTGCAACCTTCACAATCAATGTACTGTCTCTGGTGCGCATCCTTCCCAGGGAACTTGCCCACTGGAAAAGCTGTAGAAAGCAAATGCAAAATGCAAGTGAATATGGCCGAAGCGTGTTTGCTTAAAACTGCGAATGAATGGCAACAGGACTTTTCTGGCAGTATTTGCCCAGTTCTAGACatgaggggcctgattctcagcgaGGGTCACCACTCTGACAGCACAAAGGCACCTTAAAACAGACAGAAACAGCCCCTGAGTGTACCCTTTCTGCAAGGGCTTTCCCAGCCAGTGCCAGACAGGTGCAAGGGTTCTAAACTGGCTTCAGCATCGGGGGCAGATCAGGTGCATGTTGGGGGCACGGCCAAAGCACACCATGCTGGCACTGGGAAGCTGAACCTAAATTAGAGCAGCCCGGAGAGTGCCGCATAGTCCCAGATTATGGGGACTGCAAAGATGGTTTAAAGCCTCCTTCCCTATCACTGTCCCAAGTGTGGGAACATAGTCACTGAGGATCGGGTCCAATGACAGAGAGAGATCTCCATAGACACAGAGATCGGCAAAGAAACTAAGCAACGGTATCAACTGGCTTCTTGGATGACAAAGGTCTCAGTGTAGAGGGGGAGTTTGTAAACATTTCGGAAGCATTGGCTATATTGCTAATGATGGACAGAGAAACAAGCAAACAGCATTTGCAATGTTTTATCAAATTAAGATCGAACtcgattgatttcagtggaggaaATACAGCCCAGCAAGGTGGTTCAGAGGTGACATGACAGCTGTTCTGAATGAGGTGCTGCTATCCTGATGTAACAACTGGAGCATAGTGAATTCTGTGCCATCGGGAGAATTCTAATACTCTTACAGCACATTAGGACATCTCTGTAATATACCAGGGCTGCAAGGTTTcttatccttaaaaaaaaaaaaaaaaaggaaattggcTCAAAACAACTCCACAATAAAAGGATGAATGGCTCTGATTTAAATCCAATATAGGATGAAACCTCTCATCTCCATCTGCAATGACCATTACTTATTGCCTCAGTTGGACTATTGCATGAATGCAAAGTGAGGGGAAGAAGAAATAGCTTCTCCCCCATTGTGTGTGTCACCCACTGGTGTTACAGGCACCCCTCTGTGCCAATCCACCGAGGATATGAGTTGTTACAGCCCCCCACCTACTAACACCTGGATTTGTAGTTCAAGCAGTGGCAGCTCATGCTATTTAGCTTTGGGGGggccctggttcaatccctggtaTGTTGTCTAAGATGGACAACAAGAACAACAAGTCTAGGGGGAAAGATTGTGGATTGTCAGCTGTAAAAGGAGATCCTTGTGGGACAACTTGAGCAGCTGGGAGGTTGGGGTATTGAGTGGATGGACTTGTCTAAGCAGGTACCGCAGTTGGGAGGCTTTTGACTCTTGGGTGGAAGCACATAACACAGGAAGGGGGATGGGTGGGCAAGTTAGGCAGCTGGATGGCAAAGGAATGAGACAGGGGAAGTTGTCACCAGCACAGGATAAGCCATGTTTCAAGCGGAAGTTGACCATCTTTTTCTTAGATGAGCTTCTCATTATtgcaaaagagagagacaaatgaGGAAGGACCCTGTTCTGGTTAATgttgttattaatattatttatttggtaCTATGCAAACACTTAAGAAGGAGGCTCAGTGCTCTGCGTAGCTACTATCTCAGGACAGACAAATAGCCAGGCTTCAGGAGAAAGGGACTAACAACAGGCAATGTATGTACAAGTTAGCTCGATGCACGGTGGAAGAGGGTCTTTAATAGGGATTTAAATGTGAACAATTGTTATGCAATATCCCTTTTCTGGTTAACCAGCATCATAAAGCAGATGTTTCCCCTTATCCCGGTAGAAAAACGGACCTGCCATCAAAGAACAATTGTTTACTTACGTCTAAAGGTAGCAATACCAAAGAGTTCACATGCTCGGATGCTGGTTAAACTATATAAACCACAGTGAGAATGAAAACCTCCGCTAGAAGTAATGCTGTTGGTGGTCAGGCTTAACCCAAGATACTAGAAGAGGAAATTAGTCAATGGGAATGCTACAGCACTCACTGGAAAGTGCCACTAATCACTTCATCCATGAAAAGAATCTTAAGTATGGAAAAgagaggagattttcaaaagcacaaatggaGTTGTGCGCCCAACTCTCATTgacattcagtgggagttgggcacctaagcatgctttgtgcctttaaaaatctccccCTTGCAGGACGATTGAAGAAAAATGAGGGTAGAAGTTTGCTACATTTTATTACAAGCTTTCTTTTCTTGTACAGGTTAGCACTACAGaccacctcccccacctcccgaCACACAAGGAATTTCATAACTGCCAGTTAAAAATTTAATTCAATTTGTTGAGATCACAAGAACTAGTGGCCACCGaatgaaaataataggcagcaggtttaaaacaaacaaaaggaagtatttcttcacacaacacacagtcaacctgtggaactccttgccagaggatgttgtgaaggccaagactataacagggttcaaaaaagaactagataagttcatggaggataggtccatcaatggctattagccaggatgggcagggatggtgtccctagcctttgtttgccagaagctgggaatgggcgacaggggatggatcccttgattgcctgttctgttcattccttctgggtcacctggcattggtcattgtcagaagacaggatactgggctagatggacctttggtctgacccagtatggctgttcttatcagATGCATAAAAAAAACTAGAAGAAAAAAGCACAGAAAAAGAAACCCTCAAGGAAGGATTTAGGAACCTGGCTTTaggcacttcttttttttttattttgtttttaaatcttggccATAGAGTGGCTTCTGGAAAACTTTTTCCATGCAATTGCACTGGGTGAATAAAGTTCTTGCCACCAATCACAGAGCAAAATCAAGGCAGGTCCTCTCCAGGAACTGAAACTCTGCTTAGAATGAAGTTTCTATCgtgaaaaaaatcccttttctagAAAAAGGTTCCATTGTACAACATTTACGTTTGCATTGCTGAGAGGATGCTTGTTGGCACAAAGACACAAGGGGCCAGACACCTAGCTACAGTAAGTCAGTGTCGTTCAGTTGATTTTTGATGGCCTTATGCTGACTCACACCAGCTGAGATCTAGTCCAGGGGGTCAGGAGAACATGCTCCCAAATATCCTACATTTTGCAGTATTTCTTTGTCCCCTGTAATTTCAACAGATTAATATCGTTTCCTTGACAGATTCATGTAACTGCCCACCATGCTACTAATAATACCCGCCTATCAACTGGACAATCAACCTCATGCCCCTAAAACAGTGCAATTTTCTTCAGCTACAGCTTGCGGGAAGCCAAAGTTCTCGATACGCAGTGGTTGGCACTCAATTTTCTTGGAGACATGTTATTCTCCTGACTGAAAAATTCCATATCAAACGGTTGCATTTATGTAAGTTATGCCTTCTCCTCTTGAGCCTTTCCTCATCCATAAAAGCTGTTTATGATCTACAGCGTACTTGTTTGTCTCTAGAGACCAGACAACACTGATTTATTGACAACATTTCCAGCAGGGGGAAGAGTCTTCATGTACTACACCTATATAACGAGTGTAACATGACGTAGTTAGAGCGGGAACATGCAAACCACCAAAAACTAGGTCCCTTGGCTCGGAAGTTATTATTATCTGTTTAGAGTTGAGAATTTCCTTGGCTTCCTCTCCTACGCTGTTAGACTAACAATAGGTGGTGACAGTACTAGATTTACTGGGGAATCCTGATCCACAGGGGAATCCTGAGGGTTGGCGGGAGAGAAAATGATTCTGCCTTTGCTGGGTCTATGATGGGGAAACTCTGAAGGAAGGATactgtttattaattattaacatTATTACAAATGACGGTAGCACCCCGAGGTGCCAGTCCGCTCAGGGACCCATTGTTCTGGATGTTGTACAAGTGGATAGTAAGGAACAGCCCCTGCCTCAAGTTAAGATGAGACACAATAAATGGCACTAGCTAGCAGATGAAGGATAAGAATAACTGTGATAGGAACAGACGGTTGCCTTGACTAGTTGCATGCACAAGTTCCAGGTGAGTGCCACTGAGACAGTTACCCAGGTGAGTGTCTTCAGGTGCACATATTCTCTGAGGTGACCATCCTGAAGTATGATGGACATGTGCTGAAGAATAttatactggctgccaactaggtACCAAGGAAACACATGGGATGCACATGGTAGTTTGGGAGGAGGCCTTGCTTGGAATGGATGTAAAGTCCCAGGCTCGTCCAGTGAATGGCCTGAATGTTTTGCTTAGACTCATTGCCCCTCCCAGGGAACAACTGGCCGATCAGGCTGTGGGTTAGAATGCTGAAGCTGGGGTATGGTAGCATTTCCATTTCTCGAGGCAGAGAGAGTGGCGAAGTGAATCCTAGTTTGACGACCCCGAGGGACATGGGTACTGTTTGCAATACGCCACACGTTTCATTTGGTGCTCCTGCTGAGAACTCAGCGTTGGCAGTTTTTGTAATTTTGTTTGTAATTATCATCTCATGCTTGGCTCCTTTTATATATTTGTGTATTTTATACAGCTCGTTATTAAGTATAAATAAATTTGATCTTTTTATCTGTTTCTCCCCTACCTGCTGGAGGctcttctgtttaaaaataaccgTAGCAATAAATCAACATGGGGAGTAGAATCTAGAACAATGGTGCTCTACATTGGTACCCTGATCCCCCAGGAATGCACTGCTATTTAGCCAGGATCCAACCTAGACTCCCCCTCCCATGTAGCAATACGAGAAGGGCAGCGAACCACATACAGACCCAGTATTCACTCAGGATGGGAGACAACACTAGGCTCAGGAAAATGAGGACACTTTGAGTAAGAGGAATTTTGCGGCCTTTATTGAAAAAATCCACTGCATTGTGTTGCACAACCCAGTAGTTTAGGGACcagggcagaggtgaaagtaagctggtattgTCCAGTACGGCGTACTGGCGAGAGCCGGTACACAGCTGACAGTaccggcagggggcagcttccccagacCGACAATTTTAAAGGGtcctgagctcccagcagcagccagagcccctggccctttaaatcgctgccagacccttggggtagcggtggcggcggtggctgggagccccagggctccagcggcgatttaaagggcacagggctcccagccaccaccgcTACCCTGGGGCTTTGGCGGTGACTTAAAGGGCCCGGGCTCTGGCTGCGGTAGCAGCggccgggagccccgggccctttaaatcaccaccagagccctgggactccctgccaccaccgctaccccggggctccggcagcggggctctggcggtgatttaaagggccaggggctccagccgctgccagGAGCtgagggcccttttaaattgccggccTGGGGAAGCTTccccctggggtagcggcagtggCCGGGAGCTCTGGGGCTCCGGTGGCGATTtagagggcccagggctcctggctgctgctaccgcagccagagccccaggccctttaaaccaCCGCGGGAGCCCCAACGTAACAGCGGCGGCAGGGAGCCCTTGGGCgccggtggcaatttaaagggtccggggatttaaaggccccaccccttctgccagaggccccgcccccagtttGCTCAGGACCCTGGCCGACGTACCGGTAAGTCcattaaattactttcacccctggaccAGGGGTAACTTAATGATCACTGGGTGTGCTCCTCAGCTGTGGGCAAGTTTCAGGCAGTAAATAAGTGGCGAATATTGTCTCGGTGAGCGTGTGCGCTCAGGTAGGCAAGTGGGCAGAGGTGACTATTAAAGCTGGTCAACATTTTCTGTGCAGAGTGTTTTCCCACCAAAAACATCGTGTTTCATCAACACGGAAAACTTttcaagggagggggaaaaaaaatccattctgatGAAAGGTCTTGTTTTCTTCTGCAGGGAATTGAGAAACACACACTTTCCATTGGAATAAACATTTCTCAATGaaataaaccatttttattttgctgtgaCGTAAACaggcatttccttttgttttcgtCCCGTTTAAAATCAAAAGAAAGAGCAGACAACAAAATAATCAAAATGCCGACACAAAACCAATATGCACCTTTCCTTTCTTTGGAACCTTTGGTTTGCTTCCGGTTAcctcaaaaccaaaaccaaaccgcCTTGTGTTTCCAGGGGTCGATTTGAAACCAAAATGTTCTATCTCCACATTccccatgggtgggggggggggataaattTTGCATTCAACATGTCTCGCAGGAAAAATTAGGGTTTTCAGACCAACTCCAGGGAATATGATCAGTAAGCGTGCCCCAGGAAAGAGCTGGGTGTGTTCCTCCTCCTGCCAGGGTGGGCTCCCCCGGGCCTGGGCGGGAGGATTTGGTGCCTCCCCTGGCAGGGGCATGTCTTTAAGCTTCACCATCCCCAGGATTCAGCCCCTCTGTGGAGCGGGCATCTCCCTAGGCTTCCCCTTCCCCGGGCTGTGCCCGGCCTGGGGCCAGGCCACCTGCCCCTCTCTGCGCACAGATCTTTACGCGTCCCTGCCCGGCGCTGGGCACCTTCCCCTGGGCTCCACCGCCCTGGGCTCCTTCTccggggcagccccggggctTGCCCGCCACTGGGCTGCATGGCCACCTCCCCCCGGGCCGGGCACGCCCTGTCCCGGGCCGGCACCCGGCTCCCTCCCCGGCGCGGGGCGGTCCGTGGGCGGCCCCGGCGCGCAGCGACTGGCGCTGGGCGGCGCCCGGGCTGGGGGCGGATTTTTTGAGCCGAGCCCCGGCGCTCCTCGCTAGAGCGGCGGCggctggcggcggcggcgggcgggTCTCTCTCGCTCTCCGGCCGGGCCAGGCGGCGgcgcccccccccgctgccctaTGGACGAGCACCGGAGCCTGCTGCGCTCGCCGgccgcctcctcctccagcagccaCCACAACCCGGGCTACACCgagccgccgcccccccccgaagccccccagcccggccccgagCAGGAGGAAGCCGAGGAAGAGGAGGGCGGCATGACcgtggtggtgggtgggggggaccccctcctggaggagccccagcacccccacccgCTGCTGGCGGGGGAACGCTACGACCCCCCCCCGGCCCACGTCCCACCGCCCCCCGGCCGCCccccggcggggggcggggagcacgAGTGCTGCGAGCGGGTGGTGATCAACATCTCGGGCCTGCGCTTCGAGACCCAGCTCAAGACCCTGGCCCAGTTCCCCCAGACCCTGCTGGGCGACCCCCGCAAGCGGATGCGCTACTTCGACCCCCTGCGCAACGAGTACTTCTTCGACCGCAACCGGCCCAGCTTCGACGCCATCCTCTACTACTACCAGTCCGGGGGCCGCATCCGGCGCCCGGTCAACGTGCCCATCGACATCTTCTCCGAGGAGATCCGCTTCTATCAGCTGGGCgaggaggccatggagaagtTCCGGGAGGACGAGGGCTTCATCCGCGAGGAGCAGAGGCCCCTGCCTGATAAGGAATTCCAGCGCCAGGTGTGGCTCCTCTTTGAATACCCGGAGAGCTCCGGGCCGGCCAGAGGCATTGCCATTGTCTCAGTCCTCGTCATCCTCATCTCTATCGTCATCTTCTGCCTGGAGACCCTGCCTGAGTTCAGGGACGACCGTGACTATGAGGGGACAGGGGGGACCTTCGGCACGAGCAGCGGCCCCTTGGCGATGGACGTCTTcaccaactcctcctcctcagctGTCTCGATGGTGTCATCCTTCACCGACCCCTTCTTCGTGGTGGAGACACTGTGCATCATCTGGTTCTCTTTTGAGTTGCTTGTCCGCTTCTTTGCCTGCCCCAGCAAAGCCACCTTCTCCAAGAACATCATGAACATCATCGATATTGTGGCCATCATCCCCTACTTTATCACCTTGGGCACGGAACTGGCGGAGAGGCAGGGGAATGGCCAGCAAGCCATGTCCCTGGCCATCCTTAGGGTCATTCGGCTTGTCCGGGTCTTTCGTATCTTCAAGCTCTCACGACACTCCAAAGGGCTGCAGATCCTGGGGCAGACCCTCAAGGCCAGCATGAGGGAACTCGGCCTCTTGATATTTTTCCTCTTCATTGGTGTCATCCTCTTCTCCAGCGCCGTATACTTTGCAGAGGCGGATGACCCCACCTCAGGCTTCAGCAGCATCCCGGATGCCTTCTGGTGGGCGGTGGTGACCATGACCACAGTGGGCTATGGGGACATGCACCCAATTACCATTGGGGGCAAAATTGTGGGGTCCCTCTGTGCCATTGCCGGGGTGTTGACCATTGCCCTTCCTGTGCCTGTGATAGTCTCCAACTTCAACTATTTCTACCACCGGGAGACCGAAGGCGAGGAGCAAGCCCAATATCTGCACGTAGGGAGCTGCCAGCACCTCTCCTCTATGGAGGAGTTGAGGAAGGGGCGTAGCAATTCCACCCTGAGCAAGTCGGAGTACATGGTGATAGAGGAGGGGGGAATCAACAACACTGCATTCAAACAGGCTGCCTTTAAGACAGGCAACTACACAGCTACAAACAATCCCAATTGTGTGAACATCAAAAAGATCTTcactgatgtttaaaaaaaaaaacacccaagcCTCCGAGGAAatgttgaaataataataatgcaaagtGACCATGTAATCAGTATTATCTGGAACATGCATCATCATTGGTCTGTGTGCGCTCTTGTTTTACATCTATATTTTTTAGATCATTCGTTTTAAAGAACAAAGAAGAGGATTACAAAATAATTGGAAGATAAGAGGATGGGGGTGGCTGCGGAAAGGAAGATAATACGCTCCCCGTTGAAACAGGTGTTTATTCTGCAACACATTGCAGGGCtgctttgtgggggttttttgtgggCAGCTTGCCTCTTTTCTCGCTTTTGCAAAGAGTCGCTGTGTAGCCGATTTCCCTTtccatcacacacacatgcacctgtTGGACTGAAAACCGTGAGTCAGAAGGGAAGAAAATAACATTATATTGCAGAGCCTGTTTGCAGGCAAGGGGAGGGAATAACCATTTAATTTTGCAAAGCATCTCTGCTACCACATTGCTAAATGATGCTTAATATTGAACGTGTGGTGCATGTCCTTTATGGGCACCTttgatttcttttcttccccagcCAGATCGTCTATGAAATTCTAATGTGTTCAGAAACCCAAGTATAATCAGTTTcgatttaatcagaaaaatgccCCCATTCTCTATTCCTAATTCCCTTCTCCCACAACCGTATGGAATTGTTTCATCCAACCCGAAATTCCTGGCTGCATGGTGTGTATGGGGAAATGTTCTTCCCACATGGAAAGGTTTAACAATTGACTAACCAAACAGCATCCTGAGTGTTTGAACATCCTATGATGCCAATGCAGATTGGGGATAGTTAGGCTCCCATTAAATCAGTAATGGGCTTTTTGAAGCGACTGCAGCCTCAAACAAAACCTATCAAGAGCCTAgaaacaaagggggggggggcgggcattTCTGTCCATTTCCAATGCATCTGAGATAAGCGTCTGCATCTATCACAAGAAGATTAAAGTGACAAAATCCTTCCAGCGGAAGTTACTAATTCGGACCTGAGTGATGCAGTTTCCATAGCAACCCTGGTTTCCTGGGAAACCCCAAAAGGTTGTCATGGTATCCCTTCACCGCATCCCCCTTCATCCTGTGCTGTTTCCACAGTAACCCTTCCAGATGGTTCCAACTTCTGTGATTCCACGGAAAAGCCGCTGCCCTGGTAAaccgcacacacacatacagagagttAATCCTGGAGAGATTTAGGAGTAGAAAGTAGTCATTATCCTAGATGCATGCATGGTTCTTTAGATCTGAAACATTCCTGAAGTCCTGGTACCTACCGAATCAAGAAGCAAAATGATCATCCCTGGAATGCTGCTGCGCACATGTGCTGAATAAAACACCTGTTCATAGGCAATAAACGCAACAAACCTCCAAATTACCCTTGCTATCCAGTTAATATTTGGGCAGTAAAACTGAAAATTAATTCTCTATATGCAAATCCATACATCTGCTCAGAAGTTCTAGAAAGGCGATCTCATCCCTGACGGAATAAACCGTACTTAAACGCATGGTACATGAccgagatttttttaaaaaaccctccctCCAACACCAAACAGCAATTCCACTCGCAACCGTATACGGAACCGAACAACCAGACAGGAAACTTCTTAACGCAAAAGGATATCAATCTTTTGACCCTGGGGATGTGTGGATGGGGAGTAAGCAGAGATCTGTAAAGTGCAGGGGTGCAAAGTAACCAAAACCCTGTGGGAAAACATGCCTGCCTTGTCTCATCCAAGTCAGCCGCTGTGGAACATCAGACAGAAACAGGTGAGTTGTGCGCTGTGGAGAGAACAGATTATGCACCCTAAGACATTTGTGCTTTCAGATATAGACCTCATGTCTTTGTCCCAAACACAGCATAAAGCCCTCCctttatgcacatgcacatgaGCTAAAGTGGAATAATCTTTTCCATAAGAGTCCCCTGACTATTTTTTTCCCAGCTAAACTGTCTGGTCTTAGTTTGATTTTTCATATTGTTTGGTTTAAATAATATGTATTTAGTTTAAATAGCACGACGCATACTCATTGTGCGGCGAAGCAGCGATACTGTTTGTGGCTTTGTTCACCCATAGTATGCTGAAATTACGGTTTCCACAATGGTTTAGTTCACTTGGTCTTGgatcacttttaaaaagaaaatccagtGACAACCTATTCCGCCCTGGAAAGATGCAAGCTTGAAGTGTCAGCAGTAAGGGCCCGATTAagatgtgcttaagtcccactgaagtgaagtgctttgctgaatatggatgggtttaagcacatgcgtaagtgttttgctgaattggaggaATTTGTCTAATTTACAGCAAAATAATGTAGAAAGGAATGGGACAGGGCAGGTTATTACAGGCAAATAATTATCTGATTTTAATTATAAGCTCAGAGTTTTCATAAATGTATAATATGGTTTTATTCTTTACAACATtcttggagccaggatttcactcatgatTTACATGTGGTCTTCTGTTCTGATCTTATTTAAATTTACCCCTTTGCCGTCATCCTCTTTTTAGCCCCCCCACCCTTTTCAATTAATAAAACCTTTGAGAAAATTCATGAGGCCAGATCAGATAGTGTAAATTGACATAACTTCACTAGAGCAACATCAGTTTACAGCAGCTCAGAATCTGGTCAGTTAATGATTATGCAATGGTCAGACATTATGTGAGGGAAGCCATAGTTGTAGCTAGGTAGATGTGAGTGCCCCTTTCTTTCCAGTTTTGTTGTAGGGGTGGAAGGATTATATATAGAAATTTGATCCTCCATATTTTTCTTTCCGTACTTTCATGAACACTTTTGTCATTCATCCAAGCACAAGTTGTTTGTCCATCGGTTGTCTATGTAACTCCTTAACATGCTTATTACATTTGTGTACCTGTACTT from Caretta caretta isolate rCarCar2 chromosome 21, rCarCar1.hap1, whole genome shotgun sequence harbors:
- the LOC125624961 gene encoding potassium voltage-gated channel subfamily A member 3-like, with the protein product MDEHRSLLRSPAASSSSSHHNPGYTEPPPPPEAPQPGPEQEEAEEEEGGMTVVVGGGDPLLEEPQHPHPLLAGERYDPPPAHVPPPPGRPPAGGGEHECCERVVINISGLRFETQLKTLAQFPQTLLGDPRKRMRYFDPLRNEYFFDRNRPSFDAILYYYQSGGRIRRPVNVPIDIFSEEIRFYQLGEEAMEKFREDEGFIREEQRPLPDKEFQRQVWLLFEYPESSGPARGIAIVSVLVILISIVIFCLETLPEFRDDRDYEGTGGTFGTSSGPLAMDVFTNSSSSAVSMVSSFTDPFFVVETLCIIWFSFELLVRFFACPSKATFSKNIMNIIDIVAIIPYFITLGTELAERQGNGQQAMSLAILRVIRLVRVFRIFKLSRHSKGLQILGQTLKASMRELGLLIFFLFIGVILFSSAVYFAEADDPTSGFSSIPDAFWWAVVTMTTVGYGDMHPITIGGKIVGSLCAIAGVLTIALPVPVIVSNFNYFYHRETEGEEQAQYLHVGSCQHLSSMEELRKGRSNSTLSKSEYMVIEEGGINNTAFKQAAFKTGNYTATNNPNCVNIKKIFTDV